A single Saccharolobus shibatae B12 DNA region contains:
- a CDS encoding peptidase U32 family protein, giving the protein MKLVVATNFDDSLLEGLKKYPEVKYIFGSFKRTITGHGRAGFIVPDIKEEQFKNHISKAHSYGIKFLYTMNTNTLLGKEYDAEFIGKVMKEIDKLVSLGVDGFIIAVPFLIRLIRSEYPDLEVSASSFSRIRNVREVEEYVNLGVNTVIMHEDANRDFKLLREVASLSKTNKFDVELILNNSCLYGCPFRLTHDGISSVTSMVNGVNDVWFEYPVLLCATDVLNDPANLIRSRWIRPEDIKYYEEIGISRFKIAGRNKKTGWILNVVKAFAERRYEGDLLDLVSYPQGRAATKAIQIVNGPSSYSVLTKVKIENTKFPEGWIKFFFTNDCDTRSCKECKYCDIIAERVITINGEPFKTDKWNIRQPYPINLIPKFKENGIKK; this is encoded by the coding sequence ATGAAGCTGGTAGTTGCTACAAATTTCGATGATTCCCTATTGGAAGGATTAAAAAAGTATCCAGAGGTTAAATACATTTTTGGAAGTTTTAAAAGGACAATAACTGGACACGGTAGGGCTGGTTTTATAGTACCCGATATTAAGGAAGAGCAGTTCAAGAATCACATTAGTAAAGCCCACTCTTACGGCATAAAATTTCTCTACACAATGAATACTAACACGTTATTGGGTAAGGAATATGATGCCGAATTTATTGGTAAAGTAATGAAAGAGATCGACAAGTTAGTAAGTCTAGGAGTTGATGGCTTCATAATAGCAGTACCCTTTCTTATTAGGCTAATAAGAAGTGAATACCCTGACTTAGAAGTGTCAGCCTCATCGTTCTCTAGAATTCGCAATGTAAGGGAAGTTGAGGAGTATGTGAATTTAGGTGTAAACACTGTTATTATGCATGAGGATGCAAATAGGGATTTCAAATTATTAAGAGAGGTTGCTTCATTATCTAAAACTAATAAATTCGACGTGGAGTTAATACTCAACAATTCTTGTCTTTACGGTTGCCCGTTTAGACTTACACATGACGGAATTTCATCAGTTACTTCTATGGTAAATGGAGTAAATGACGTTTGGTTTGAGTACCCTGTATTATTATGTGCAACTGATGTCTTAAACGATCCAGCAAATTTGATAAGGAGTAGGTGGATTAGGCCAGAGGATATAAAATACTACGAAGAGATAGGGATAAGTAGGTTTAAGATTGCAGGGAGAAATAAAAAGACAGGATGGATATTGAACGTGGTTAAGGCTTTTGCCGAGAGAAGATATGAAGGGGATCTCTTAGATCTTGTTAGCTACCCTCAAGGAAGAGCAGCTACCAAGGCTATTCAAATAGTTAATGGACCGTCATCCTATTCTGTACTAACTAAAGTGAAGATAGAGAATACTAAGTTCCCTGAGGGATGGATAAAGTTCTTCTTCACAAATGATTGTGATACGAGAAGTTGTAAGGAATGTAAATATTGCGATATAATAGCTGAAAGAGTAATTACAATTAATGGGGAACCATTTAAGACTGACAAATGGAATATAAGGCAACCTTACCCAATCAATTTAATACCGAAATTTAAAGAAAATGGTATAAAAAAATAG